From the genome of Bubalus kerabau isolate K-KA32 ecotype Philippines breed swamp buffalo chromosome 13, PCC_UOA_SB_1v2, whole genome shotgun sequence:
ATGCATTATCCATgttatgtctttaatttttcttcattttatgaacTCACTTTCTCCAGCCTTCTTTTAGCATTTTTAATCTACTACCAGTTCTTTAAATCATGAATAAACTGAGCTGTGTTGTCACATCATGCCAActagtataaaaaaaaaagcctatacaacgtagtgaaaaagaaatgatcatTTGACATTTGCTAAAAAAAGTACTTGAATTCTTTTAAGTTATATTTAAATATCCTTTTGAAACATAGGAAATATAAACCAGCATATTAAAGAGTAAATACATTATTTGTACAAGAAAACACCAACAAAATCGGTGTGTAACCCCTATTAACTTctaaatatgagaaaataatattttactgaTTCTTTACACACTGATTACCATTCAATAAGTCaccttattttcttccttcttgacaTGCTTTGAAAAATAGATTAATTGATGTCTGTCTTAGCAATTTTGCTTACTTGTTCTAGTGTTTTATCAAGGTACTTTAATTCAGATAATCAAATACCTTAGAAAGAGTAAATAACATGTCTGTAGAATAGGGTATAATTTATTTTGTCCGTTGATTTTGGGAGACCAGTTTCCATATAAAAAGTAGCTTACAATCCTTTCTTTTGATGAGCTGCATCTTAGGAGGAAAAGCCTCTTTTAGGATAATTTACAAACACTCATTGCCAAATCATgatcaaaacatttaaaaaacagcatTAAGTTTAAAAAGCTATATCAATTCGTATAAGCAATATTTTGATTACGTTTATTCCATTTCTCTAAATGGTAATAACTCCTCTGCAGTAATGTTGCCATGTGCATGATCCATCTTGAGCTACAATTCAATTTACTTTCCATCAAACATTAATGAAATTGCACTTaagcgggggcggggggtgcggtgggggggggtgggtttCGAAAATTAATCTCCCAAGGTAAGTTCCACTTCAAGAAGAAAACCTTGTTAAAGCTGGGTTGACTTTTAGAGCTACAAACACCACCTAAGTCTCCAACGTTTAAAACTCCGAGAGCTTTGGTTAGGAACGTGGTGGTGGATGTGGACTCGGCCGGCTTTTTACACAATTTAGGAACCTCCGGAAGGAGGAAATCACCTCAAAGCCTCCTGGCCGGCGCGATCTCAGGATTCGATCCTGGGGCTTGTCGCGTCCCCACCCGCAGCGGAGGCCCGGCGCTCGCCCCTCTCCGCGATCCGTCCGTTCTCTCGCGAGCGGCGGCCCCGCCGTCGGCGCGAGCAGACCTTCGGGCGGCGGCGGGACCCCCGGCCAGCCGCGCCGTCACCACGTCCGGCCGTAGAGCAGGTTGGCGCCCAGCGCGCTGCCGCCGTAgtcccccgccgccgccgcgtcCAGCCCCGACAGGCCTGCCCCCGCCCCGTGCAGAGCAGGCGGGCTGGGCGACAGCTCCTCCAGCTCCGGCGTCGGCGCGGGCGGCTGCGGGCCGGCCTGGGGCGTCGGCGTGGCCGCGCCGTTCTGGCAGGGCTTGCCGTCCTTGACCAGCACGGGCACGGCCACGCGGCGCggcgacggcggcggcggcgggcccaGGCCGGcctcctgctgcagctgctgcgcCGCTTTGTCCTTGGCCTGGCGCTTCATCTTGTAGCGGTGGTTCTGGAACCAGATCTTCACCTGAGTGGGCGTCAGGTGGATCATGCTGGCCAGGTGCTCGCGCTCGGGCGCCGACAGGTACTTCTGCTGCTTGAAGCGCCGCTCCAGCTCGTACACCTGCGCCTGCGAGAACAGCACGCGGCGCTTCCTCCGCGGCGCCGCCGCAGCGTGCAGGGGCGCCAGCGACTTGGCCGCGTCCGCGATGCCCGTCAGCGACCCCATGCCGGCCACGTTCACGCCCGCCGACGGCCCCATGAACCTGGAGACTGCGGAGGGACCCAAGGGGAAGACCGGTCAGCAGCCGCCGCCCCGCTCTCTTCACACCGCGGCGGCCGCGACGCCGGCGGGGCCGGTTGGGTCCCAGGACGCCCCGCGCGCTCGGGGTCCCGGGGTCCCAGGACGCCCCGCGCGCTCAGTGTCTCAGGGTCCCAGGACGCCCCGCGCGCTCAGTGTCTCAGGGCCCCAGGACGCCCCGCGGACCCCCGGCCGGATTCCCAAGCACTCCCCGCGCCCCGGGCTGCGGCGGGGAACGCCCGCGCCGTCCTCGGCCCTCAGTCCCGCACTCCTCGCCCCGCTCACTTGACGAGTAGCGCGGGTCCGGGTTGGCGCCGTACCAGCCGGTGGCCGCGGCGGCCGCGCCGCCCCGCACGCCGTCTGTGTAGGCGGGCAGCTCGCCCACGTTGCCCAGGCCGCCGTTGCAGTAGCCGCCCACGGCGCCGTGCGGGAACTGCGAGACGCCGGGCGGCATGTGGTAGGTGGCGGCTGCCGCCGCTgcagccgccgccgctgccgccgccgccgcgttGTGGCCCGCCATGGCGTGCGGGGGCTGCATgcccgccgcggccgccgcctGCGAGGAGGGCCCGGGCGGCGGCGCGCGGTAGGCGGCCCCCAGGGGTGCCCCCAGGCCGGGCGGCGTGCCGTCCATGGCGCCGCCGAACTTCTTGTAGGTCTCCTCGATGGGGCTCAGGATGTCGGACACGGAGAAGGGCGTCGTGTGCTTGGGGCTCAACGACATGGCTCGGCGGGCGGCCAGGTAGGGGGGCCCGGGGCGCGCGCGGGTCGCCGCCACCTCGGCCGCGGCGGCTGCGCCTGTGACCAGGAGTCGGCGGCGCGGCGAGCCCCCCGAGCTGCGGGATCTGGGGTTTATTTTAGTCCGGCGCCGGGTTTACGACAGACTCGGGGGGCGGAGCAACATCCCAAACGAGCAAACAATGGTCCTTGACATCTTTTTTCTCTCGCCAacacccccactccacccccactccccatagAGGAGGCAAAAAGGTAAAGGGGGCAGTTGGATGTTTCTTGAAAGGATCACTCCCTTCGCTTTCTCCATCCTTCCTGCTTCCATCCAGACTTCCTGTTACCCTAGCCCTGGAGCATCAGAAACAGAAACTCTGAGGCTGGCGTCGAGGCTGGATGTGAAGGACTCCGTGCCTCTGCCCATCAGACCCCAGTTTCCTAAAGTGATTTAGTAGCAAAGTCCAgtgtatttggaggtgggggggaggtggacAGAATGGTGCTAAGTTGAGAGCGGATGGCTGTTTCGCCTAGTCCTCTCCAGCTATCAGCCTCTCACTTGCTCCATCAtctaaagtgttaaaaaaaaaaaaaagctcttgggTCCCACCGTAAGAGCGCATAAAGAGATGAGGTACAATGACCGTCCTCTCCCTTTGTAGGGTTTCTAATTTATGCGTCTTTAGCCTCTCAAGCATCATTTTGTGGGCAACCAACCGGGCACTTTCAAATTAGCTCAAAGTATCCAAatccaaagaagagaaaacacagagacacaaataCACGGATGCTAATTTGTAAGTATTCTGTTTCTGCTCTGTGGGGATAGAGGTTAGATAAGGGAAAGAGGTTAGGTTTTTATGTGTTCTCATGTTTCCTGTTCAGCTCGCACCTGTAAAGTTCTGTACAGgtttctttcccttttgttttcctCCCGCACCCCACCTCCCCCGAGTGAAAATATCCAACTTGGGGTTTACTGGCCTATCactacagtaattaaaaaaaaaacacccccaaTGTCCAAAATTTCTAGCTATTCGAAATGGGCCTTTTATTGTTCAAAAAATATAATCTGCTAAAAAATGTGAAATGGATACAGAAATCAGGTGAAAGTGGTACTTTCACTTGAAAGATACTCAACTGtagataaatgattaaaaaaaaaactttgtcatCCTTTGATTTGTAAATTTACCTACATAGCATAGAAGAACTTAGACATTGTGAACTTTCCTATGAATGCTGAACATGACAAAGAATATGACAAAAGAAGTCTGTGAGGCATATTGACTAAAATTTGAAAAGTCCTTCACTTAAAACACCCAGGGAAACGAAGATGCAGTTTTTAAGGTTTCCTGGAGACTGGggcaggagaaagaaaaacagggagAGTGCTTTCTTACGCaagattttattgtttaaaacagaagaagaacaggatgtaagaaaacaattccagttTAACCTATTAGAACATAAAATCTAATAGGACACATCTTGAAGGTAAGAACAATTACCTATTCCTTGTTTGGTTTCAGCACTTTGATTGGAATGTTTTCCATggttttgcttttattgttttaatcATTGTTTTGTTCATTTCAGTGAGTTTTGCAAAGAATCTACGGGTAGGGGGATGGGGGAGAAGGGACCCATATTTACCTACGAGAAAAAAGTGTCAACCAGGCAAGTGTGTAGAgtattagtattttaaaatactgaaagaacaAAAGACAAGGTACCATGATTAATTATTTGCAGATGTCAGTTATTAGCAGTATTAGTATTGCTACAATTTTAACACCATGCCACTTTTACAGGTCTTTCCTAAGCTTGAAACATTTGGGCTGGGTCTTCTTCCTTACCTGCAGTTGAATtgcttacttaattttttttaaattaatgaattacAGAGAagcatttatgtatgtatttaagtAGTTGCTGGAATCTTGAAAACTGCACTTTGGTTTTTAAGTTTTGGTTTAATTCAAAATGTATTGTTTACTTGATccacttaaataaaaaataatagtctTTCATTTCAAACTTTCCTCAAAGATAACAGGGTAAGTAAAAATAGTTGTTTTAACATCCATGGACAGAAAAAGTCATTTGTGAACCATTATGTTTTACCTTTAAAGTTCAAACATGTTTCAAAAATGAAACCTATTATCATAGTCTTTGTATTGGTTAGTTATCCAAGCTGCAAAAGTACTTATCATTAGTTTTTTCCAGACAGTTATTATTTACTCTGTTTTCAGGCTATACATTTCATCTcatgtaatatttttataaactttagCAGTTCGCTTGAATGGTTGAACTACAAGTTGttgcttattttgtttttcaactgTAGTGGCTCCTGCTACAAGTTCAATGACATCTAGAAAGCTCACACCTTTGAATAAAGAAAGCACCTTATCGTGTCTGGAGGCTCTCTGCAGACTGTCTCTTCCTGACTGCTTGGGAACTTGATACCCTAATTAGTACTCCTTTACTAGAGGTAAACAGTTATGGAAAATATCCACAATCTTCAACAGTTCTTCCTCTCAACTGTCTGGGTCTCGTTCCAGAAATTGCATATCTTTGTGCTGAAAACACTGGAAGTGTGCAGATGATTCTGAAAACATGTATTCTGGAGGATGTGTAAGGATGTGTATATACAGATGCAAATTAGAATAATCCAATTGATACTCCATTAAAGGTTTTTATCAAATTCATTTCATCATATTATTGTCTGCCTAAATTATGTATGGAAATTAATACTCAGTAGATTGTTAAATACTGTTGACCAAACTGGATTTCACAGGAAATATATTTCTGAGAAATGTTTTCctgttggtttttttcttttcttaaaaacaatgCTGGCACTcagcaaaaaacaacaacaacaacaaatactacCAAAGAGAACACGGTGAAAAGAGATGGCCCTGCCTCCCCATCCTCCAGCCTTCTTCTTTCCCCTCAGAGGCACGGTTACCTCATTCTTCTGGGTGAGTCTATACATCTTGAAACATGCTGCCATTTTACACACGGGAGGTGGCATGTGGTTTGATACCTTGGTTTTTTCACAGCTTAGGTTTTTGTACGTTTGTATACCACACCACTGAAAACTTAATAATTGGACTGTGGCAGACATAGAAAAATTACCTAAACAAAAAGATTTAATAGAATCTCTTGGCTTTCTGACAAAAATGTGGTATTCGTTGAAAATTTCTCGTGTATTAGTTAACCTTAGGGCCACAATTATTTGGCAAAACAGTCCTGAGGTAGGAGCCTTACCCAAATAGGGGATTTGCTGTTGtcaaacagaagctcagagaaagAGGCCTGAGAGACCTTGCAAAACCAGTCAGTTACTTAAAGGGCAATGTTGTTTTTCTAAGGTAGCAAGTAGATATCTAGTGTGTCCTGAATTtacttataaaggaaaataatgtttGAAAATACAACTTTCTGCTTAATATTCAAGATCCATGCCTTTTAGAAATGAGACACTTGCCACATTTGTGACTAGTTTAAAATAGTTGTTAATAAAATTCTTACTCTTTGGAAGTGCCTTTAAAATATCACCTTTGCAGTAGGGAAGGAACAAAAAGAATATGTCAGGATACTAATATTTTGTAGCAAAATTGA
Proteins encoded in this window:
- the NKX2-4 gene encoding homeobox protein Nkx-2.4 codes for the protein MSLSPKHTTPFSVSDILSPIEETYKKFGGAMDGTPPGLGAPLGAAYRAPPPGPSSQAAAAAGMQPPHAMAGHNAAAAAAAAAAAAAAATYHMPPGVSQFPHGAVGGYCNGGLGNVGELPAYTDGVRGGAAAAATGWYGANPDPRYSSISRFMGPSAGVNVAGMGSLTGIADAAKSLAPLHAAAAPRRKRRVLFSQAQVYELERRFKQQKYLSAPEREHLASMIHLTPTQVKIWFQNHRYKMKRQAKDKAAQQLQQEAGLGPPPPPSPRRVAVPVLVKDGKPCQNGAATPTPQAGPQPPAPTPELEELSPSPPALHGAGAGLSGLDAAAAGDYGGSALGANLLYGRTW